One part of the Mycobacterium marinum genome encodes these proteins:
- a CDS encoding beta-ketoacyl-ACP synthase III has protein sequence MTEIATTSGISSVGLLSVGAYRPTRVVTNDEICENIDSSDEWIYSRTGIKTRRFAAPEESAASMAIEASREAIAKAALTGSDIDGVIVATSTHFLQTPACAPIVAAALGCQNVPAFDISAGCSGFGHALGIAADMIRGGSAATILVIGTEKLSPTVDMTDRSNCFIFADGAASVLVGHSPIQGIGPTVWGSDGEQAAAIRQDIDWISHAENPAGPRPFLRMEGTAVFRWAAFEMGKVGQQAMDAAGVKPDEIDVFIPHQANSRINELLTKNLQLRPDAVIANDIEHTGNTSAASIPLAMAELLATGAAKPGDLALLIGYGAGLSYAAQVVRMPNS, from the coding sequence ATGACGGAGATCGCCACCACCAGTGGGATTAGCAGCGTCGGATTGCTCAGTGTGGGGGCCTACCGGCCCACGCGTGTGGTCACCAACGACGAAATTTGCGAGAACATCGACTCTTCCGACGAATGGATCTACTCCCGTACCGGAATCAAAACGCGCCGGTTCGCCGCTCCCGAGGAGTCGGCGGCTTCGATGGCCATTGAGGCGAGCCGGGAGGCGATTGCCAAAGCCGCGCTCACCGGGTCTGACATCGACGGTGTGATCGTCGCTACCAGCACGCACTTTCTGCAGACACCCGCCTGCGCCCCGATCGTCGCGGCAGCGTTGGGCTGCCAGAACGTTCCCGCATTCGACATCTCGGCGGGCTGTTCGGGCTTCGGGCATGCGCTCGGCATTGCGGCCGACATGATCCGGGGCGGCAGCGCCGCCACAATACTGGTGATCGGCACCGAGAAACTGTCCCCCACGGTGGACATGACCGACCGGAGCAACTGCTTCATCTTCGCCGACGGCGCCGCCTCAGTGCTGGTGGGCCACAGCCCGATTCAGGGGATTGGTCCCACGGTGTGGGGTAGTGACGGCGAACAGGCCGCGGCCATCCGGCAGGACATCGACTGGATCAGCCACGCCGAGAACCCGGCCGGTCCGCGCCCGTTCCTGCGCATGGAGGGCACCGCCGTTTTTCGCTGGGCAGCGTTCGAGATGGGCAAGGTCGGACAACAGGCGATGGACGCGGCCGGGGTCAAGCCCGACGAGATCGACGTGTTCATCCCGCACCAGGCCAACAGCCGCATCAACGAGCTGCTGACCAAGAACCTGCAGCTGCGCCCGGATGCGGTTATCGCCAATGACATCGAGCACACCGGAAATACCTCGGCGGCTTCCATACCGTTGGCAATGGCCGAGTTACTGGCCACCGGTGCGGCCAAGCCGGGCGATCTGGCGCTGCTGATCGGCTACGGCGCCGGGTTGAGCTATGCGGCGCAAGTGGTGCGCATGCCCAACAGCTAG
- a CDS encoding TlpA disulfide reductase family protein has translation MRRLVIAAAVLAALLTGCSGRDAVVQGGTFEFVSPGGKTDIFYDPPASRGHPGPLSGPDLIDPDRTLSLDDFAGRVVVVNVWGQWCGPCRAEITQLQQVYDATRAAGVSFLGIDVRDNSRAAAQDFVRDRHVTFPSIYDPAMRTLIAFGGKYPTTVIPSTLVLDRQHRVAAVFLRELLAEDLQPVVQRLAQEPAAGSTPPGPQ, from the coding sequence ATGCGCCGGCTGGTGATTGCCGCGGCGGTGCTGGCGGCACTGCTGACCGGTTGTTCCGGCCGGGACGCGGTGGTGCAGGGCGGCACATTCGAATTCGTTTCCCCCGGCGGCAAGACCGACATCTTCTACGACCCGCCGGCCAGTCGAGGCCACCCCGGGCCGCTGTCGGGGCCGGACCTGATCGACCCGGATCGCACGCTCTCCCTCGACGATTTCGCCGGTCGGGTCGTGGTGGTCAACGTGTGGGGCCAATGGTGTGGGCCGTGCCGGGCCGAGATCACCCAGCTGCAGCAGGTCTATGACGCCACCCGGGCCGCCGGGGTGTCATTCCTGGGCATCGACGTGCGCGACAACAGCCGGGCCGCGGCCCAAGACTTCGTCCGCGACCGTCATGTGACGTTCCCGTCGATCTACGATCCGGCCATGCGCACGCTTATCGCCTTCGGCGGCAAGTACCCCACCACCGTCATCCCGTCCACCTTGGTGCTGGACCGCCAGCACCGGGTCGCGGCGGTCTTCCTGCGTGAACTGCTGGCCGAGGATCTGCAGCCGGTGGTGCAACGGTTGGCCCAAGAACCGGCGGCGGGTTCGACGCCGCCCGGACCGCAATGA
- a CDS encoding cytochrome c biogenesis CcdA family protein translates to MTGFAEVAAAGPLLVALGLCVLAGLVSFASPCVVPLVPGYLSYLAAVVGVDGSGDGRAAGVGVKAPAGVRWRVAGSALLFVAGFTTVFVLGTVAVLGMTTTLISNQLVLQRTGGVLTIIMGLVFVGLIPALQRQARFSPRQVTTVAGAPLLGAVFALGWTPCLGPTLTGVITVASATDGASVARGIVLVIAYCLGLGIPFVLLAWGSAGAVAGLGWLRRHTRAIQIFGGVLLIAVGLALVTGVWNDVVSWLRDAFVSDVRLPI, encoded by the coding sequence ATGACCGGGTTCGCTGAGGTTGCCGCCGCGGGCCCGCTGCTGGTGGCCCTCGGGTTGTGTGTGCTGGCCGGACTGGTTTCGTTCGCTTCCCCGTGCGTGGTGCCGCTGGTGCCGGGCTACCTGTCGTATCTGGCCGCGGTGGTCGGTGTGGATGGGTCCGGCGATGGTCGGGCCGCCGGCGTCGGGGTCAAGGCGCCCGCCGGGGTCCGGTGGCGGGTGGCCGGCTCGGCCTTGCTGTTCGTGGCCGGGTTCACCACCGTTTTCGTGCTGGGCACCGTTGCGGTGTTGGGCATGACCACCACCCTGATCAGCAACCAGCTGGTGCTGCAGCGGACCGGTGGCGTGCTGACCATCATCATGGGACTGGTGTTCGTGGGACTGATCCCCGCGCTGCAGCGCCAGGCGCGGTTCAGTCCGCGTCAGGTGACGACGGTGGCGGGAGCGCCGCTGCTCGGCGCGGTGTTCGCGCTGGGGTGGACGCCTTGTCTGGGGCCGACGCTGACCGGGGTGATCACGGTTGCTTCCGCGACCGACGGCGCCAGCGTGGCCCGCGGAATCGTGCTGGTGATCGCCTACTGCCTGGGGTTGGGCATTCCGTTTGTGCTGCTGGCGTGGGGTTCGGCGGGGGCGGTTGCGGGCCTGGGCTGGCTGCGCCGCCACACCAGGGCCATCCAGATCTTCGGCGGCGTGTTGTTGATCGCCGTCGGCCTGGCGCTGGTCACCGGGGTGTGGAACGACGTGGTCTCCTGGCTGCGCGACGCCTTCGTGTCCGACGTGAGGTTGCCGATTTGA
- a CDS encoding S-methyl-5'-thioadenosine phosphorylase, whose protein sequence is MLAVIGGSGFYSFFESDIRTVNPDTPYGRPSAPITIGAVGEHEVAFLPRHGASHQYSAHTVPYRANMWALRALGARRVFAPCAVGSLNPRLGPGTVVVPDQLVDRTRGRADTYFDSGGVHAAFADPYCPTLRSAVTDLPDVVDGATMVVIQGPRFSTRAESRWFAGAGFSLVNMTGYPEAVLARELELCYAAVALVTDVDAGVAVGEGVKAADVFAEFGENIEMLKKLVRAGIGRVAAERACTHCLMHAGVTLPFELP, encoded by the coding sequence ATGCTCGCAGTGATCGGCGGTAGCGGCTTCTATAGCTTCTTTGAGTCCGATATACGAACCGTCAATCCAGACACCCCGTACGGCCGGCCCAGCGCCCCGATCACGATCGGCGCGGTGGGGGAGCACGAAGTCGCGTTTCTGCCCCGCCACGGAGCAAGCCACCAGTACTCGGCGCACACCGTGCCGTACCGGGCCAACATGTGGGCGCTGCGAGCGCTCGGTGCGCGGCGAGTGTTCGCCCCATGCGCCGTCGGCAGCCTGAACCCTCGGCTCGGGCCGGGCACGGTCGTCGTGCCTGACCAGCTGGTCGATCGAACCCGCGGGCGGGCCGACACGTACTTCGACTCCGGCGGTGTGCATGCCGCCTTCGCCGATCCCTACTGCCCGACGCTGCGCAGCGCGGTCACCGACCTGCCCGACGTGGTCGACGGCGCCACCATGGTGGTGATCCAGGGCCCCCGGTTTTCCACCCGCGCGGAAAGCCGATGGTTTGCCGGCGCCGGGTTCAGCCTGGTCAATATGACCGGCTACCCGGAGGCGGTGCTCGCCCGTGAACTTGAACTGTGCTACGCGGCAGTCGCTTTGGTGACTGACGTGGATGCTGGCGTTGCGGTCGGTGAGGGTGTCAAGGCCGCCGACGTTTTCGCCGAATTCGGGGAGAACATCGAGATGCTCAAAAAGCTGGTCCGTGCCGGGATCGGGCGGGTGGCCGCCGAACGCGCGTGCACGCACTGTCTGATGCACGCCGGTGTCACGCTGCCGTTCGAGTTGCCATGA
- a CDS encoding histidine phosphatase family protein, with translation MAEQTRVHVVRHGEVHNPTGVLYGRLPGYRLSETGAAQAAAVAEYLAERDVVAVVASPLQRAQETAAPIAAAHELAIDTDPDLIESANFFEGRRVGPGDGAWRDPRVWWQLRNPFTPSWGEPYLEIAQRMATAVDKVRARAAGHEAVCVSHQLPVWTLRLHLTGRRLWHDPRRRDCSLASVTSLVYDGDRLVDVVYSEPAGA, from the coding sequence ATGGCTGAACAGACTCGAGTCCACGTCGTGCGCCATGGTGAGGTGCACAACCCCACCGGGGTTCTCTACGGTCGGCTGCCTGGGTACCGCCTGTCCGAGACCGGCGCGGCGCAGGCGGCCGCGGTGGCCGAATACCTGGCTGAACGCGATGTTGTCGCCGTTGTCGCATCTCCACTGCAGCGTGCGCAGGAGACCGCCGCGCCGATAGCCGCCGCGCACGAACTGGCGATCGACACCGATCCCGACCTGATCGAATCGGCGAACTTTTTCGAGGGCCGCCGTGTCGGCCCCGGGGACGGCGCCTGGCGTGACCCACGGGTGTGGTGGCAGCTGCGCAACCCGTTCACCCCGTCCTGGGGCGAGCCCTACCTCGAGATCGCGCAGCGGATGGCGACCGCGGTGGACAAGGTGCGCGCTCGTGCCGCCGGGCACGAGGCGGTCTGCGTCAGCCACCAGCTGCCGGTCTGGACGCTGCGGTTGCATCTGACCGGTAGGCGGCTGTGGCATGACCCGAGGCGCCGAGACTGTTCGCTGGCATCGGTGACCTCCCTGGTTTATGACGGTGACCGGCTGGTCGACGTGGTGTACTCCGAGCCGGCAGGCGCTTGA
- a CDS encoding 1,4-dihydroxy-2-naphthoate polyprenyltransferase gives MANIAQWISGARPRTLPNAVAPVVAGTGAAAWLHAAVWWKALLALVVAVALTVGVNYANDYSDGIRGTDDDRTGPMRLVGSRLATPRSVLIAAIVSLMIGAAAGLALAVASAPWLIAVGAGCIAGAWLYTGGSRPYGYSGLGEVAVFVFFGLVAVLGTQYTQALRVNWVGLALAVATGALSSAVLVANNLRDIPTDAQSHKITLAVRLGDARTRVLYQALLVTAAVLTLALMLATPWCAVGLLATPLALRAAAPVRAGRGGAALIPVLRDTGLAMMVWAIAMSAALALAA, from the coding sequence GTGGCCAATATTGCGCAGTGGATCTCCGGTGCGCGTCCCCGTACCCTGCCCAACGCCGTGGCTCCGGTGGTCGCCGGCACCGGCGCCGCAGCCTGGCTGCACGCCGCCGTGTGGTGGAAAGCCCTGTTGGCACTGGTTGTCGCGGTCGCATTGACCGTTGGCGTCAACTACGCCAACGACTACTCCGACGGCATTCGCGGCACCGACGACGACCGGACCGGGCCGATGCGGTTGGTCGGCTCGCGACTGGCGACCCCGCGCTCGGTGCTGATCGCGGCCATTGTGAGCCTGATGATCGGCGCGGCCGCCGGGCTGGCCCTGGCGGTGGCCAGCGCACCGTGGCTGATTGCGGTCGGCGCCGGCTGTATCGCCGGAGCCTGGCTGTACACCGGCGGCTCCAGGCCCTACGGCTATTCGGGCCTCGGCGAGGTCGCGGTGTTCGTGTTTTTCGGCCTGGTAGCCGTGCTGGGCACCCAGTACACGCAAGCGCTGCGGGTTAATTGGGTGGGGTTGGCGCTGGCGGTGGCCACGGGCGCGCTGTCGTCAGCGGTACTGGTCGCCAACAACCTGCGCGACATTCCCACCGATGCGCAGTCGCACAAGATCACCCTGGCCGTGCGGCTGGGCGACGCGCGTACCCGCGTGCTGTATCAGGCGCTGCTGGTCACCGCCGCGGTGCTGACCCTGGCGCTGATGTTGGCGACACCGTGGTGCGCCGTGGGCCTGCTGGCGACACCGCTGGCCCTGCGTGCCGCGGCCCCGGTGCGAGCGGGCCGCGGCGGCGCCGCGCTGATCCCGGTGCTTCGCGATACCGGGCTGGCGATGATGGTGTGGGCGATCGCGATGTCGGCGGCGCTAGCGTTGGCCGCGTGA
- a CDS encoding NAD-dependent epimerase/dehydratase family protein gives MKVLLTGAAGFIGSRVGAALSAAGHEVVGVDVLLPAAHGPNPVLPPGCHRVDVRDADAMAPLLAGVDLVCHQAAMVGAGVDAADAPAYGGHNDLATTVLLAQMFAAGVRRLVLASSMVVYGQGRYDCPEHGRIDPLPRRHSDLDAGVFEHRCPLCAEPVRWRLVGEEAELRPRSLYAASKTAQEHYALAWSESTGGSVVALRYHNVYGPGMPRDTPYSGVAAIFRSSLEKGEPPKVFEDGGQMRDFVHVDDIAAANLAAAQLGEVDRHGFVAANVCSGRPISILQVASALCQARGDALSPVITGQYRSGDVRHIVADPSRAAEVLGFRAAVEPLEGLRGFAFAPLR, from the coding sequence ATGAAGGTGCTGCTGACCGGCGCGGCCGGTTTCATCGGATCCCGGGTCGGCGCCGCACTCAGTGCCGCGGGCCACGAGGTTGTCGGCGTCGACGTATTGTTGCCCGCCGCCCACGGACCGAATCCGGTGCTACCGCCCGGGTGCCATCGGGTCGATGTCCGGGATGCCGATGCGATGGCGCCCCTGCTGGCCGGTGTGGACCTGGTGTGTCATCAGGCGGCGATGGTGGGCGCGGGGGTCGATGCGGCCGACGCGCCCGCATACGGTGGCCACAACGACCTGGCCACCACGGTATTGCTGGCACAGATGTTCGCCGCCGGCGTACGTCGTCTTGTCCTCGCATCCTCGATGGTGGTGTACGGACAGGGACGTTACGACTGTCCCGAGCACGGCCGGATCGACCCGTTGCCACGGCGGCACAGCGATCTTGATGCCGGCGTGTTTGAGCACCGCTGCCCACTGTGTGCGGAGCCGGTCAGGTGGCGGCTGGTGGGTGAGGAGGCCGAGCTGCGGCCGCGCAGCCTCTATGCGGCCAGCAAGACGGCACAAGAGCACTACGCGCTGGCGTGGTCGGAGTCGACCGGGGGTTCGGTGGTGGCGCTGCGCTATCACAACGTCTACGGCCCCGGGATGCCGCGCGACACCCCCTATTCGGGGGTGGCGGCGATATTTCGTTCGTCACTGGAAAAGGGCGAACCGCCGAAGGTCTTCGAGGACGGCGGTCAGATGCGTGACTTCGTGCACGTCGACGATATCGCCGCCGCGAACCTGGCCGCGGCGCAGCTGGGTGAGGTGGATCGACACGGCTTTGTGGCGGCGAACGTCTGTTCCGGGCGCCCCATCTCGATCCTGCAGGTGGCCAGCGCGCTGTGCCAGGCGCGCGGCGACGCACTGTCGCCGGTCATCACCGGGCAGTACCGCAGCGGCGACGTGCGACACATCGTGGCCGATCCGTCGCGAGCCGCCGAGGTGCTGGGTTTCCGTGCCGCCGTGGAGCCACTCGAGGGTTTGCGCGGCTTCGCTTTCGCGCCGCTTCGTTAG
- a CDS encoding MinD/ParA family ATP-binding protein, which translates to MDVSDHPSAGVGASNAYQGEGGKDHPTIQLPPVPHQPPQLGEPPVAGGSDAPTRAFAGFRTERRSVARAEGAEAPDVAQWESGPDTGPVAGLPRVDPTAYGAYYNGPPEPPAEPQYRPESVPQTPYPELSTSMLLRPVKSPPTEGWRRLVYVLSGQLINLGESPRATRYNNLVAQINRPMRGCYRIALVSLKGGVGKTTITATLGSTFASVRGDRVVAVDANPDRGTLSQKVPLETPATVRHLIRDAEGIERYSDVRGYTSQAKNGFEVLASDTDPAASEAFSADDYTRTLDILERFYGLVLTDCGTGLLHSAMSAILAKSDILIVVSSGSIDGARSASATLDWLEAHGYEELVRNSIAVINAVRPRSSKVDMQKVIDHFARRCRAVRLVPFDPHLEEGAEIVLDRMKRETREALAELAAVVAEGFGPEQRRSSPSFG; encoded by the coding sequence GTGGACGTGTCAGACCATCCGAGCGCGGGCGTGGGGGCGTCCAATGCCTACCAGGGCGAAGGCGGCAAGGACCATCCGACCATTCAGCTGCCGCCGGTGCCGCACCAGCCGCCTCAGCTGGGTGAACCGCCGGTTGCGGGCGGCAGCGACGCCCCGACCAGAGCCTTCGCCGGATTTCGCACTGAGCGCCGGTCGGTCGCACGCGCGGAGGGCGCAGAGGCCCCCGACGTCGCGCAGTGGGAATCCGGACCGGATACCGGACCGGTCGCCGGTCTCCCGCGGGTGGACCCGACCGCGTACGGCGCCTACTACAACGGTCCGCCCGAGCCCCCCGCCGAGCCCCAATACCGTCCCGAATCGGTGCCGCAAACCCCGTATCCGGAGTTGTCCACCAGCATGCTGCTGCGGCCGGTCAAGTCTCCGCCGACCGAAGGCTGGCGCCGGCTGGTCTATGTGCTCTCTGGTCAGTTGATCAACCTGGGGGAGAGCCCGCGGGCCACCCGCTACAACAACCTGGTTGCCCAGATCAACCGGCCCATGCGCGGCTGCTACCGAATTGCGCTGGTTTCGCTCAAGGGTGGTGTCGGCAAGACCACCATCACCGCGACGTTGGGTTCCACCTTCGCCTCGGTTCGCGGTGACCGTGTGGTGGCGGTGGACGCCAACCCCGACCGCGGCACGCTGAGCCAGAAAGTACCGCTGGAGACCCCGGCCACGGTGCGCCATCTGATCCGGGACGCCGAAGGCATCGAGCGCTATAGCGACGTGCGTGGCTACACATCGCAGGCCAAGAACGGGTTCGAGGTCCTCGCGTCGGACACCGATCCGGCCGCATCCGAAGCGTTCAGCGCCGACGACTACACCCGCACCCTGGACATTTTGGAACGGTTCTACGGCTTGGTGCTCACCGACTGCGGCACGGGACTGCTGCACTCGGCGATGTCGGCGATATTGGCCAAGTCCGACATCTTGATCGTGGTGAGCTCGGGTTCCATCGATGGGGCTCGGAGCGCCTCGGCGACGTTGGACTGGCTCGAGGCGCACGGCTACGAGGAGTTGGTGCGCAACTCGATTGCGGTGATCAACGCCGTTCGGCCCCGTTCGAGCAAGGTCGACATGCAAAAGGTGATCGATCATTTCGCGCGGCGTTGCCGTGCGGTGCGGCTGGTGCCGTTCGACCCGCATCTCGAGGAGGGCGCCGAAATCGTCCTGGACCGGATGAAGCGGGAGACCCGTGAGGCCCTCGCCGAACTGGCGGCGGTGGTTGCCGAGGGATTCGGTCCGGAACAGCGACGATCCAGCCCGAGCTTCGGCTGA
- a CDS encoding cytochrome c biogenesis protein ResB, with product MGTALVLLFLLALGAIPGALVPQRSLNAGKVDDYLKAHPLIGPWLNKLQAFDVFSSFWFTAIYVLLFVSLVGCLTPRMIEHARSLRATPVAAPRNLARLPKHAGSQVAGEPEPLAATIVGRLRGWRTAIRRSGTTVEVSAEKGYLREFGNLVFHFSLLGLLVAVAVGKLFGYEGNVIVIADGGPGFCSASPAAFDSFRAGNTVDGTSLHPICIRVNDFAAHYLASGQATSFAADIAYQTGNDLSANTWRPYRLAVNHPLRAGGDRVYLQGHGYAPTFTVTFPDGQTRTSTVQWRPDNPQTLLSSGVARIDPPAGSYPTAAERRQHEIAIQGLLAPTEQLDGTLLSSRFPALNAPAVAIDVYRGDTGLDTGRPQSLFSLDPRLIEQGRLVKEKRVNLRVGQQVRIDAGPAAGTIVRFDGAVPFVNLQVSHDPGQTWVLVFAITMMAGLVVSLLVRRRRVWARLTPENDAPGTVNVELGGLARTDNSGWGDEFERLTERLLAGLGEPGTPDSAAAAAIRSSQVDVT from the coding sequence ATGGGCACCGCGCTGGTGCTGTTGTTCCTGCTCGCATTGGGCGCGATACCCGGGGCGCTGGTGCCGCAGCGCAGCCTCAACGCCGGCAAGGTCGACGACTACCTCAAAGCCCATCCGCTGATCGGCCCGTGGTTGAACAAGCTGCAGGCCTTCGACGTGTTCTCCAGCTTCTGGTTCACCGCCATCTACGTGTTGCTGTTCGTCTCCCTGGTCGGCTGTCTGACCCCGCGGATGATTGAGCACGCGCGTAGCCTGCGAGCCACCCCGGTGGCCGCACCGCGCAACCTGGCGCGGCTGCCCAAACACGCCGGCTCCCAGGTCGCGGGGGAGCCCGAGCCGCTGGCCGCCACCATCGTCGGCCGGTTACGGGGCTGGCGCACCGCCATCCGCCGCTCCGGCACCACCGTCGAGGTGTCCGCCGAAAAGGGTTACCTGCGCGAATTCGGCAACCTGGTCTTCCACTTCTCCCTGCTGGGTCTGCTGGTCGCCGTCGCCGTCGGCAAGCTGTTCGGCTACGAGGGCAACGTGATCGTGATCGCCGACGGCGGACCGGGCTTCTGCTCGGCATCCCCGGCCGCCTTCGACTCGTTCCGCGCCGGCAATACCGTCGACGGCACGTCGCTGCACCCGATCTGCATCAGGGTCAACGATTTCGCGGCCCACTACCTGGCTTCCGGGCAAGCCACCTCGTTCGCCGCGGACATCGCCTATCAAACCGGCAATGACCTGAGCGCAAACACCTGGCGGCCCTACCGGCTGGCGGTCAACCACCCGCTGCGGGCCGGCGGTGACCGGGTGTACCTGCAGGGCCACGGCTACGCCCCCACCTTCACGGTGACGTTCCCGGACGGACAGACCCGCACGTCGACCGTGCAATGGCGGCCCGACAACCCGCAGACGCTGCTCTCCTCGGGGGTGGCGCGCATCGACCCACCGGCGGGCAGCTATCCCACCGCCGCCGAGCGTCGGCAGCACGAAATCGCCATCCAGGGTCTGCTTGCCCCGACCGAACAGCTCGATGGGACGTTGTTGTCGTCACGATTCCCGGCGCTGAATGCCCCCGCGGTGGCCATCGACGTCTACCGCGGCGACACCGGGCTGGACACCGGACGGCCACAGTCGCTGTTCAGCCTCGATCCCCGGCTCATCGAGCAGGGCAGGCTGGTGAAGGAAAAACGAGTCAACCTGCGCGTCGGCCAGCAGGTCCGCATCGATGCGGGTCCGGCCGCGGGCACCATCGTCCGCTTCGACGGCGCGGTGCCGTTCGTCAACCTGCAGGTATCCCATGACCCCGGTCAAACCTGGGTGCTGGTTTTCGCCATCACGATGATGGCCGGCCTGGTGGTGTCGCTGCTGGTTCGCCGCCGCCGGGTGTGGGCTCGACTTACGCCGGAAAACGACGCGCCAGGTACGGTGAACGTCGAGCTGGGCGGCCTGGCGCGCACCGATAACTCCGGATGGGGTGACGAGTTCGAGCGGCTGACCGAGAGATTGTTGGCCGGGCTCGGCGAGCCCGGCACGCCCGATTCGGCCGCAGCGGCCGCCATAAGGAGCTCCCAGGTGGACGTCACATGA
- the ccsB gene encoding c-type cytochrome biogenesis protein CcsB, translated as MNTANINIDLARYSDWAFTSAVVALVVALLLLAFELAYVRGRKVDERELVLAGSVASDATTPGIVLDGPRRPLDERVGRAGLAVVYLGIGLLLACIVLRGLATMRVPWGNMYEFINLTCMSGLIAGAVVLRRPQYRSLWVFLLLPVLILLTVSGRWLYTNAAPVMPALQSYWLPIHVSVVSLGSGVFLVAGISSILFLLRTSRLGAPDSQPAESALARLVQRLPDAQTLDRIAYRTTIFAFPVFGFGVIFGAIWAEQAWGRYWGWDPKETVSFVAWVVYAAYLHARSTAGWRDRKAAWINVAGFVAMVFNLFFVNLVTVGLHSYAGVG; from the coding sequence ATGAACACCGCGAACATCAACATCGACCTGGCCAGGTATTCGGACTGGGCATTCACCTCAGCGGTGGTCGCGCTGGTGGTCGCGCTGCTGCTGCTCGCCTTCGAACTGGCCTACGTCCGCGGCCGCAAAGTCGACGAACGAGAACTGGTGCTGGCCGGATCGGTTGCCAGCGACGCCACGACGCCCGGAATCGTGCTGGACGGCCCACGGCGGCCGTTGGACGAGCGCGTCGGGCGGGCCGGACTGGCCGTGGTCTACCTGGGCATCGGGCTGTTGCTGGCCTGCATCGTGTTGCGCGGCCTGGCCACCATGCGGGTGCCCTGGGGCAACATGTACGAGTTCATCAACTTGACCTGCATGTCCGGGCTGATCGCCGGCGCGGTCGTGTTGCGCCGTCCGCAATACCGATCACTGTGGGTCTTTCTGCTGCTGCCGGTGCTCATCCTGCTCACGGTGTCCGGGCGCTGGCTCTATACGAATGCCGCCCCGGTGATGCCCGCGCTGCAGTCCTACTGGCTGCCGATCCACGTGTCGGTGGTCAGCCTGGGCTCCGGGGTTTTCCTGGTCGCCGGGATCTCCAGCATCCTGTTTTTGCTGCGCACCTCGCGACTCGGCGCACCGGACAGTCAACCCGCCGAGAGCGCGTTGGCCCGCCTGGTGCAACGACTCCCCGACGCCCAGACCCTGGACCGGATCGCCTACCGAACCACGATCTTCGCTTTCCCAGTGTTCGGGTTCGGGGTGATCTTCGGTGCCATCTGGGCCGAACAAGCCTGGGGCCGGTACTGGGGCTGGGACCCCAAGGAGACGGTGTCGTTCGTCGCCTGGGTGGTGTACGCGGCCTACCTGCACGCCAGGTCGACGGCCGGCTGGCGGGATCGCAAAGCGGCCTGGATCAATGTCGCCGGATTTGTCGCGATGGTCTTCAACCTGTTCTTCGTTAACCTGGTGACGGTCGGCCTGCATTCCTACGCGGGCGTGGGCTAG
- a CDS encoding DUF4229 domain-containing protein: MSEAPDGGNSTGRPQTLTTRGVVDVAVYAVARLLLAVVVSATIYGVARLAGVGQFPLVVAALFGLIIAMPLGIWVFAPLRRRATAALATAGARRRAEREKLRARLRGEAAPDEGAGSETGAG, translated from the coding sequence GTGTCAGAAGCACCCGATGGCGGCAATAGCACTGGCCGTCCGCAGACCTTGACCACCCGCGGTGTCGTCGACGTAGCGGTCTACGCCGTCGCGCGGTTGCTGCTGGCGGTGGTGGTCAGCGCGACCATCTATGGGGTGGCCCGACTGGCCGGGGTGGGCCAATTTCCGCTCGTGGTGGCGGCATTATTCGGTCTGATCATCGCGATGCCGTTGGGCATCTGGGTGTTCGCTCCGCTGCGCCGGCGCGCCACCGCCGCGCTCGCGACGGCCGGTGCCCGCCGGCGCGCCGAGCGAGAGAAGTTGCGTGCCCGACTGCGTGGTGAGGCGGCGCCGGACGAGGGCGCGGGCTCCGAAACCGGCGCAGGCTAA